One region of Streptococcus parasanguinis genomic DNA includes:
- a CDS encoding heavy metal translocating P-type ATPase, with product MSFKVLHRGYQHIRLSSSFSLTLDIQDYLRSLAKDEKGIDSIQFYMDQQHFTLRMKEGFSVLENAEAFLKKIDKGKVSDLMTLPIRREESAYSIVSGAAIKRLLFRSFVPYPIRYIWTCYQALGYVKEAYQTLARKELTMEVLDCSAILLSLFMNQSKTASNIMFMLDLGNHLDQWSLKKTATDLEQSLLAKESDVFLVRGDMVISIKSSDVQVGDVLVVSQGNEILFDGQVVSGLGMVNESSLTGESFPVEKKEGDSVCANTVLETGELRIRVTDNQINSRILQLINLMKKSEESKKTKQRHFIRMADKVVKYNFLGAGLTYLLTGSFSKAISFLLVDFSCALKISTPVAYLTAIKEGLNREMVIKDGDVLEKYLEVDTFLFDKTGTITTSYPLVEKVLPFGDYTEKDILRISACLEEHIYHPIANAIVKQAEIEGIEHEEMHGKLQYVASKGIKSQIDGQSVVIGNYVLMQDEQVRISSEQLALIEQYKTHYNLLFLAYKKELIGMFCIHTPLRSEAKVALKKLKRQGKKLILATGDTLARTEELVKDLPFDNVYTDLKPDGKFQLVQELQKAGRTILMVGDGLNDSAALTLADIGVVMNESADISKQMSDILLLDNRLDFFEELNSLSESLQKLIQRNIQETVVINGSLIGFGLLNWLSPSNLSILHNLTTLRIVLRSLSIKSR from the coding sequence ATGTCTTTTAAAGTGCTACACAGAGGATATCAACATATCCGATTATCGTCCTCGTTTTCACTGACCTTGGATATTCAAGATTATCTTCGTTCCTTGGCTAAAGATGAAAAAGGGATCGACTCTATTCAGTTTTATATGGATCAGCAGCACTTTACTCTACGTATGAAAGAAGGCTTCTCTGTATTAGAAAATGCAGAGGCCTTTTTAAAAAAAATTGACAAGGGGAAAGTTTCGGACTTGATGACTCTTCCCATTCGTAGAGAAGAGAGTGCTTATTCAATTGTATCGGGTGCAGCGATTAAGCGTTTGCTGTTTCGAAGTTTTGTACCCTACCCTATTCGTTATATTTGGACTTGTTATCAGGCTTTGGGTTATGTCAAAGAAGCCTATCAAACTTTAGCGCGCAAGGAACTAACCATGGAGGTCTTGGACTGTTCGGCCATTTTGTTGTCCTTGTTTATGAACCAATCCAAGACAGCTAGCAACATCATGTTTATGCTTGATTTGGGTAATCATCTGGATCAGTGGTCTTTAAAAAAAACAGCAACAGATTTGGAACAAAGCCTTCTTGCTAAAGAAAGTGATGTTTTCTTAGTGCGGGGAGACATGGTCATCAGCATCAAGAGTTCTGATGTTCAAGTAGGTGATGTATTAGTTGTCTCCCAAGGTAATGAAATCTTGTTTGACGGCCAAGTGGTTTCAGGATTAGGCATGGTCAATGAGAGTTCCTTGACTGGAGAGAGCTTCCCTGTTGAAAAGAAAGAGGGAGATTCTGTATGTGCGAATACTGTTTTGGAAACAGGAGAGTTAAGAATTCGTGTGACTGATAATCAGATAAACAGTCGTATTTTGCAACTCATCAATCTGATGAAAAAATCTGAAGAGAGTAAGAAGACAAAACAACGTCATTTTATTAGGATGGCAGACAAGGTTGTAAAATATAACTTCTTAGGTGCTGGTTTGACTTATCTGTTAACAGGTTCGTTTTCAAAAGCCATTTCCTTTTTATTGGTGGATTTTTCATGTGCTCTAAAAATATCCACACCTGTAGCCTACCTTACGGCCATAAAGGAAGGTCTAAATCGAGAAATGGTTATTAAAGATGGTGATGTATTAGAAAAATATCTGGAAGTGGATACTTTCTTGTTTGATAAAACGGGTACCATCACGACGAGTTATCCTTTGGTTGAAAAGGTTCTTCCTTTCGGAGATTATACTGAGAAAGATATTTTAAGAATAAGTGCATGTTTGGAGGAACATATCTATCATCCTATTGCCAATGCAATTGTTAAACAAGCTGAAATTGAAGGCATTGAACACGAAGAAATGCATGGCAAGCTTCAGTATGTTGCAAGCAAAGGGATTAAATCGCAAATTGATGGTCAATCGGTTGTCATTGGAAATTATGTACTAATGCAAGACGAACAGGTAAGAATTAGTTCTGAGCAGCTGGCCTTGATTGAGCAATATAAGACTCATTACAATTTATTGTTTTTGGCTTATAAGAAAGAATTAATTGGGATGTTTTGTATCCACACTCCCTTGAGAAGCGAGGCGAAAGTTGCATTGAAAAAGCTAAAGCGCCAAGGGAAAAAACTGATTCTGGCAACTGGTGATACGTTGGCTAGAACAGAAGAGTTGGTTAAAGATCTGCCATTTGACAACGTTTATACTGATTTAAAACCAGATGGTAAGTTTCAGTTGGTTCAGGAATTACAGAAAGCTGGCCGAACTATTTTGATGGTTGGAGACGGGTTAAACGACTCTGCTGCCTTGACGCTTGCAGATATTGGGGTTGTGATGAATGAAAGTGCTGATATTTCTAAGCAGATGAGTGATATTTTATTATTAGATAATCGTTTAGATTTCTTCGAGGAATTGAATTCTTTATCTGAATCGTTGCAGAAATTAATTCAAAGAAATATTCAAGAAACAGTTGTAATAAATGGAAGTTTAATTGGATTTGGGTTGTTAAATTGGTTAAGCCCATCTAATCTTTCGATATTGCACAATCTGACTACTTTAAGAATCGTCCTTCGTAGTCTTTCTATTAAAAGTAGGTAA
- a CDS encoding CadD family cadmium resistance transporter: MVQNVVTSIILYSGTAVDLLIILMLFFAKRKSRKDIINIYLGQFLGSVSLIFLSLLFAFVLNYIPSKEILGLLGLIPIFLGLKVLLLGDSDGEAIAKDGLRKDNKNLIFLVAMITFASCGADNIGVFVPYFTTLNLANLIVTLLTFLVMIYLLVFSAQKLAQVPSVGETLEKYSRWFIAVVYLGLGMYILIENNSFDMLWAVLG; encoded by the coding sequence ATGGTTCAAAATGTTGTTACTTCAATAATCCTGTATTCTGGGACAGCCGTAGACTTACTTATTATCCTAATGTTATTTTTTGCCAAAAGAAAAAGCAGAAAGGACATCATTAACATCTATTTAGGACAATTTCTAGGCTCTGTTAGTCTAATATTCCTAAGTTTGCTTTTTGCATTTGTCTTGAATTATATTCCTAGTAAAGAGATTTTAGGTTTACTCGGTTTGATTCCAATTTTCCTAGGCCTCAAAGTTTTGCTTTTAGGAGATTCTGATGGAGAAGCTATTGCAAAAGATGGTTTGCGAAAAGACAATAAAAACCTGATTTTTCTAGTCGCTATGATTACTTTTGCAAGTTGTGGCGCTGACAATATTGGTGTCTTTGTCCCATATTTTACCACCTTAAATTTAGCGAATTTGATAGTGACTTTACTTACTTTTCTAGTCATGATTTATCTCTTGGTTTTTTCTGCCCAAAAATTAGCACAAGTCCCTTCTGTTGGAGAAACTTTGGAAAAATATAGCAGATGGTTTATTGCCGTTGTCTATTTAGGATTGGGGATGTATATCCTGATTGAAAACAACAGCTTTGACATGCTATGGGCTGTGTTAGGCTAG
- the cadX gene encoding Cd(II)/Zn(II)-sensing metalloregulatory transcriptional regulator CadX translates to MKKDSICQVDVINQQNVTTATNYLEKEKVQKSLRILSKFTDNKQINIIFYLLAVEELCVCDIACLLNLSMASASHHLRKLANQNILDTRREGKIIYYFIKDEEIRDFFNQLG, encoded by the coding sequence ATGAAAAAAGATAGTATCTGTCAAGTGGATGTTATTAATCAACAAAATGTTACAACCGCAACGAACTACCTTGAAAAGGAAAAAGTCCAAAAATCACTTCGTATTTTATCAAAGTTTACCGATAATAAACAGATAAATATCATCTTTTATCTCCTTGCTGTTGAAGAACTCTGTGTCTGTGATATAGCCTGTTTACTAAATCTCAGTATGGCATCTGCCTCTCACCATCTTCGTAAACTAGCCAATCAAAACATCTTGGATACTAGAAGAGAGGGGAAAATTATATATTATTTTATAAAAGATGAGGAAATCAGAGATTTTTTTAATCAACTAGGATAA
- a CDS encoding helix-turn-helix transcriptional regulator: MKLKNRLKELRARDGLNQTELAKLAGISRQTISLLERDEYTPSIIIALKISQIFHEPVESVFRLEEEES, encoded by the coding sequence ATGAAGCTAAAAAATCGTTTAAAAGAGCTTCGCGCTCGTGATGGTTTAAACCAAACCGAGCTTGCAAAGCTAGCAGGTATATCTAGGCAGACCATTAGTTTGCTAGAGCGTGATGAGTATACCCCCTCTATTATTATCGCCTTGAAAATCTCTCAGATATTTCATGAGCCAGTAGAGTCGGTATTTCGCTTAGAGGAGGAAGAATCATGA
- a CDS encoding PspC domain-containing protein — protein sequence MKEFLADFQVDTEHKEIAGVCAGIARYFNVDPLMIHALAVLLFLSSIEISLLTVISYAFLAGWMGNESLEVVIKKSGYKILFFYLVSILLNSFGDQVLTATFGFGHALVQGLLGLF from the coding sequence ATGAAAGAGTTTTTGGCAGATTTTCAAGTAGATACCGAACATAAAGAAATTGCAGGGGTTTGTGCCGGTATCGCCCGTTATTTCAATGTAGACCCTCTGATGATTCATGCATTAGCCGTTTTGCTTTTTCTATCTTCGATAGAAATTAGTCTTCTCACAGTGATAAGTTATGCTTTTTTAGCTGGCTGGATGGGAAATGAATCTCTTGAAGTAGTCATCAAAAAATCAGGGTACAAGATTCTATTTTTCTATCTAGTTTCCATTCTCCTGAATAGTTTTGGTGATCAAGTGTTAACAGCTACTTTTGGATTTGGGCATGCTCTGGTTCAAGGACTGCTAGGTTTATTTTAG
- a CDS encoding DUF3169 family protein, whose product MKKKHLLLLLGSLLLGGLIGMFGATFTNLHLNISQEQVQFILTTIFFYLGILSTIVALYFIMNSRKVYASYLAEEDDELNELAYIKMYRSLDYGTVAYNVLQVSMLFSLLTVLPSHDLPISAFLLAVLTILVGSFCIKTTSKIRNYQLSILATPKEVLDYLETYDEGEKQAEMVEAYLILFKLNQLILPSVYIILFALSIILGEVQLVAALITAVIHLYINIAQLGKTKRYFK is encoded by the coding sequence ATGAAAAAGAAACATTTATTACTATTGTTAGGAAGTTTATTGTTGGGTGGTTTAATCGGAATGTTTGGTGCTACCTTTACGAATCTTCATTTAAACATTTCTCAAGAGCAAGTACAGTTTATTTTGACGACCATCTTTTTCTATCTGGGAATACTATCGACAATAGTAGCTCTCTATTTTATCATGAATAGTAGGAAAGTTTATGCTAGCTACCTAGCAGAAGAAGATGATGAATTAAACGAGCTAGCTTATATTAAGATGTATCGCTCTCTAGATTATGGGACAGTTGCTTACAATGTTTTGCAAGTTAGTATGCTTTTTAGCTTGCTTACAGTGTTGCCTAGCCACGATTTACCAATATCAGCTTTTCTCTTAGCAGTATTAACCATTCTTGTTGGAAGTTTCTGCATCAAAACAACGAGCAAAATTCGTAATTACCAACTCTCTATTTTAGCCACACCAAAAGAGGTATTAGATTATCTAGAAACCTATGACGAGGGAGAGAAACAAGCGGAAATGGTAGAGGCTTATTTAATCTTGTTCAAACTCAATCAGCTAATCTTACCATCTGTCTATATCATCTTGTTTGCCCTATCCATTATTCTTGGAGAAGTACAGTTAGTTGCTGCCCTTATAACTGCTGTCATCCATCTCTATATCAATATTGCACAATTAGGAAAAACAAAACGTTACTTTAAATAA
- a CDS encoding CsbD family protein — protein sequence MSLEEKLNQVKGSVKEGFGKLTGDTKTEAEGTAEKVASKAKEVAEDAKEAVEGAIKGVKNIFHKDDK from the coding sequence ATGTCATTAGAAGAAAAATTGAACCAAGTGAAGGGTTCTGTTAAAGAAGGCTTCGGTAAATTAACCGGTGATACAAAAACAGAAGCTGAAGGCACTGCTGAAAAAGTTGCTTCAAAAGCAAAAGAAGTTGCTGAAGATGCAAAAGAAGCTGTTGAAGGAGCTATCAAGGGCGTTAAAAATATCTTTCATAAAGACGACAAATAG
- a CDS encoding rhomboid family intramembrane serine protease, translating to MKRILTTYPIISTLALICLLLGLLTSFNGDAMYDLLAFHSKPVYGWQYVSGTLMHGSKGAPIWFLWVHLLLNGLMILPFGGLLERKRGSRQVLIVFVTATVLSSIVFHLLTQGQDIQATGISAVGYAFVTGGIMLLPNVWKEFSRTVKLFYLFLIFLSGLMLLPAITGWISTLLHLSGIVSYLLVFIGSKVLKGRS from the coding sequence ATGAAAAGAATCCTCACAACCTACCCTATTATCAGCACTTTAGCTCTAATCTGTTTGTTGCTTGGTCTATTGACTTCCTTTAATGGGGATGCTATGTATGACCTATTGGCCTTTCATTCGAAGCCGGTCTATGGTTGGCAATATGTCAGTGGGACCCTGATGCACGGTAGTAAAGGCGCACCTATCTGGTTTTTATGGGTCCATTTGTTGTTAAATGGACTCATGATCCTTCCTTTCGGAGGACTGCTAGAAAGAAAAAGAGGCTCCAGACAAGTCTTGATTGTTTTTGTGACGGCGACAGTCCTTTCTTCCATCGTTTTTCACCTCTTAACCCAGGGGCAAGACATTCAGGCAACAGGGATCTCTGCTGTAGGATACGCCTTTGTAACCGGAGGGATTATGCTCCTGCCAAACGTGTGGAAAGAATTTTCACGCACCGTAAAACTGTTTTATCTATTCTTAATTTTTCTATCTGGCCTCATGCTCTTACCAGCAATCACCGGATGGATCTCAACACTATTGCATCTTTCAGGGATTGTGAGTTATCTATTGGTCTTTATCGGAAGTAAAGTCTTGAAGGGGAGAAGCTAA
- a CDS encoding VanZ family protein, translating into MGYISTIKTAVQLFPFLAFLLTLPYMILNYRKYGSVNKLRVLIFYSFMLYLMTVYLLVILPLPDPSKIHTSYSEMVNLHPFAFVVDFFKESPFDLAQTGTWIQALKHPTFYVPAFNVLMLIPFGMYLRYYFKCGFKKTILLTALFSLFLELTQLSGLYFLYPGPYRLADVDDIIQNTTGGGVGYLLGWFLVWLLPTRDEIDEHSFRVGTRVSGFRMGLAFLIDFVMLSLLYEVIERLETIPYVAVLAVYFGLIPLWRGKTLGMALLKFRLHFDKQKWLRTIWRGILVVGYFYLIPQGLFYLISLLNSDLTDNSLLTLSMILLLFFMLLLYLILTLAIVLLNRRFPFDRLAGAEYESTVRVKKELLKDETESSK; encoded by the coding sequence ATGGGGTATATCTCTACTATTAAAACGGCTGTTCAGCTCTTTCCTTTCCTGGCATTTTTGCTGACCTTGCCCTACATGATTTTGAATTATCGAAAATATGGTTCGGTCAATAAATTGCGGGTGCTGATTTTCTATTCTTTTATGCTTTACTTGATGACGGTCTATCTCTTGGTGATCTTGCCTCTGCCAGATCCAAGTAAGATTCATACTAGCTACTCGGAAATGGTCAATCTCCATCCCTTTGCTTTTGTGGTGGATTTTTTCAAGGAGAGCCCCTTTGATTTAGCGCAGACTGGTACTTGGATTCAAGCCCTTAAGCATCCAACTTTTTATGTGCCTGCCTTTAATGTCCTGATGTTGATTCCTTTTGGGATGTATCTGCGCTATTATTTTAAGTGTGGTTTTAAGAAAACGATTCTTCTGACAGCCCTCTTTAGTCTCTTTTTGGAGCTGACCCAGTTATCAGGTCTCTATTTTCTGTATCCGGGTCCTTACCGCCTAGCAGATGTCGATGATATTATTCAAAATACTACCGGTGGTGGAGTGGGCTATTTGCTCGGTTGGTTCCTGGTTTGGTTATTGCCAACACGAGACGAAATTGACGAACATTCTTTCCGAGTAGGGACCAGAGTATCTGGTTTTCGGATGGGTCTTGCCTTCTTGATCGACTTTGTGATGCTATCCTTGCTTTACGAGGTAATCGAGCGTTTGGAGACGATTCCTTATGTAGCGGTTTTGGCTGTTTATTTTGGTTTGATTCCCTTGTGGCGGGGCAAAACCTTGGGAATGGCTTTATTGAAATTCCGCTTGCATTTTGACAAGCAAAAATGGCTTCGCACCATCTGGCGGGGAATCCTAGTAGTAGGTTATTTCTATCTGATTCCTCAAGGGTTGTTCTATTTGATTTCGCTCTTGAATAGCGACTTGACGGACAATTCCCTCTTAACCCTGTCCATGATTTTATTGCTCTTCTTTATGCTTTTATTGTACCTGATTCTCACTCTTGCCATCGTCTTACTCAATCGTCGCTTTCCCTTTGACCGTCTAGCTGGGGCTGAGTATGAGAGTACGGTGCGCGTGAAGAAAGAGCTCTTAAAGGATGAAACTGAATCATCAAAATAG
- a CDS encoding ACT domain-containing protein encodes MKAIITVVGKDQKGIVAGVATKVAELGLNIDDISQTVLDEYFTMMAVVSSDEKKDFTQLRSELEEFGQSLHVKINIQSAAIFDAMHNL; translated from the coding sequence ATGAAAGCAATTATTACAGTCGTTGGTAAAGACCAAAAAGGAATCGTAGCGGGTGTTGCAACGAAAGTAGCAGAATTAGGACTCAATATCGATGATATCTCTCAAACTGTATTGGATGAATACTTTACCATGATGGCGGTCGTATCGTCAGATGAGAAAAAAGATTTCACACAGCTTCGTTCAGAGTTGGAAGAATTCGGTCAGTCTCTGCATGTGAAAATCAATATCCAAAGCGCAGCGATTTTTGATGCTATGCACAATTTGTAA
- a CDS encoding PFL family protein: protein MDIRQVTETIAMIEEQNFDVRTITMGISLLDCIDPDIEKAAEKVYNKIVTKAKDLVAVGDEIAAELGIPIVNKRVSVTPISIIGAATNATDYVPFAKALDRAAKEVGVNFIGGFSALVQKGYQKGDEILINSIPRALAETDFVCSSVNIGSTKTGINMTAVRDMGRIIKEASQADPMGPGKLVVFANAVEDNPFMAGAFHGVGEADVVINVGVSGPGVVQRAIEKVPGASFDVLAETVKKTAFKITRVGQLVGQMASERLGVEFGIVDLSLAPTPAVGDSVARVLEAMGLEVVGTHGTTAALALLNDQVKKGGIMACNQVGGLSGAFIPVSEDEGMIAAVQSGHINLEKLEAMTAICSVGLDMIAIPADTPDTTIAAMIADEAAIGVINQKTTAVRIIPYGKEGDMLELGGLLGSAPVMKVNKASSADFIARGGQIPAPVHSFKN, encoded by the coding sequence ATGGACATTAGACAGGTAACAGAAACCATTGCCATGATTGAGGAGCAGAACTTCGATGTTCGGACCATCACCATGGGGATCTCCCTTCTAGATTGTATCGATCCAGATATCGAAAAGGCGGCAGAAAAAGTCTACAATAAGATTGTGACAAAGGCCAAGGACTTAGTGGCTGTTGGGGATGAGATTGCGGCAGAACTTGGCATTCCAATTGTGAATAAACGGGTTTCAGTCACTCCAATTTCCATTATTGGGGCAGCAACCAATGCGACAGATTATGTACCCTTTGCCAAGGCACTAGATCGTGCGGCCAAAGAAGTTGGGGTCAACTTTATCGGTGGTTTCTCAGCCCTTGTTCAAAAAGGCTACCAAAAAGGGGATGAAATCCTCATTAATTCCATTCCTCGCGCCCTTGCAGAGACGGATTTTGTCTGCTCTTCAGTCAATATTGGATCGACCAAGACGGGGATCAATATGACAGCTGTCCGAGATATGGGCCGTATCATTAAAGAAGCATCCCAAGCAGATCCAATGGGGCCTGGTAAGCTCGTAGTTTTTGCCAATGCAGTAGAAGATAATCCTTTTATGGCGGGTGCCTTCCACGGTGTCGGTGAAGCGGATGTTGTCATCAACGTTGGGGTTTCAGGACCTGGTGTCGTCCAAAGGGCGATCGAAAAAGTTCCAGGAGCTAGCTTTGATGTATTGGCTGAAACAGTCAAGAAGACAGCTTTCAAGATTACCCGTGTCGGTCAATTAGTCGGTCAAATGGCTAGTGAACGCCTAGGAGTAGAGTTTGGAATTGTCGACTTGTCTCTCGCACCAACACCAGCTGTTGGGGACTCGGTTGCCCGTGTCCTTGAAGCCATGGGGCTTGAAGTGGTAGGAACCCACGGAACTACCGCAGCGCTGGCTCTGCTCAATGACCAAGTGAAAAAAGGTGGCATCATGGCTTGTAACCAAGTCGGTGGGTTGTCAGGTGCCTTCATTCCGGTCTCAGAAGATGAAGGGATGATTGCGGCGGTCCAATCAGGTCATATCAACCTGGAAAAATTGGAAGCCATGACAGCCATCTGTTCCGTCGGTCTAGATATGATTGCCATCCCAGCAGATACTCCAGATACAACCATTGCGGCCATGATTGCCGACGAAGCAGCTATCGGGGTGATCAACCAAAAGACAACAGCCGTTCGGATCATTCCTTATGGTAAGGAAGGCGATATGTTAGAGCTCGGTGGACTTCTTGGGTCTGCTCCGGTAATGAAGGTCAACAAAGCTTCTTCAGCTGATTTCATTGCCCGTGGTGGCCAAATTCCAGCTCCGGTTCATAGCTTTAAAAACTAA
- a CDS encoding histidine phosphatase family protein: protein MAKTRLFVIRHGRTMFNTIGRAQGWSDTPLTAEGERGIQALGIGLRESGLEFTRAYSSDSGRAIQTMGIILDELGLKDQIPYRFDKRIREWCFGSFDGAYGGELFHGVVPRVLDVEDYKTLTLEDLANGICQVDTANWAEPWEVLKGRILEGFEAIAKEVEENGGGNALVVSHSWTIQTLVCLIEGKPNLNLPLSNGSVTLVEYEDGKLTVKGIGDSSYREVGESLQES from the coding sequence ATGGCTAAAACAAGATTATTTGTGATTCGTCATGGGAGAACCATGTTTAATACCATTGGCCGTGCTCAAGGCTGGTCCGATACACCCTTGACAGCAGAAGGAGAACGAGGGATTCAAGCTCTAGGAATCGGCTTGCGTGAGTCCGGTTTGGAGTTTACTCGAGCTTATTCCAGCGATTCAGGCCGTGCCATTCAGACCATGGGGATCATTCTTGATGAATTGGGCTTGAAAGACCAGATCCCTTATCGCTTTGACAAACGGATCCGCGAGTGGTGTTTTGGTAGCTTTGATGGGGCCTACGGTGGGGAGCTCTTTCATGGTGTCGTGCCGCGCGTGCTAGATGTAGAAGACTATAAGACTTTGACCTTGGAAGACTTGGCCAATGGCATCTGCCAAGTGGACACAGCGAATTGGGCTGAACCTTGGGAGGTTTTGAAAGGCCGAATCTTAGAAGGTTTTGAAGCTATTGCCAAAGAAGTAGAAGAAAATGGAGGAGGCAATGCCTTGGTGGTCAGCCATAGTTGGACCATTCAGACCTTGGTCTGCCTAATTGAAGGAAAACCAAATCTCAATCTGCCTCTTTCAAATGGTAGTGTTACTCTTGTAGAATATGAAGATGGAAAATTGACGGTTAAGGGGATTGGAGATAGCAGTTACCGTGAGGTCGGTGAAAGCTTGCAAGAATCCTAG
- a CDS encoding histidine phosphatase family protein, producing the protein MTKTRLYIARHGKTMFNTIGRAQGWSDTPLTEAGERGIRELGLGLKEAGLSFEEAVSSDSGRTIQTMGIILQELGLTGKIPYRYDKRIREWCFGSFDGAYDGDLFMGVLPRVFKVDDFHQLSLMELAEGIVEVDTTGWAESWGTLSSRIKEGFEAIAKEVEAAGGGNAIVVSHGMTITTLIYLIDPKAVEELVLDNGSVTVLAYEDGAFHIEKIGDLSYRKVGAKLLEGGHDE; encoded by the coding sequence ATGACAAAAACCAGATTATATATTGCTCGTCATGGAAAAACCATGTTTAATACCATTGGGCGGGCACAGGGCTGGTCAGACACTCCGCTGACAGAAGCAGGAGAGCGTGGGATTCGAGAATTAGGACTTGGTCTCAAGGAAGCTGGGCTTTCTTTTGAAGAGGCTGTTTCGAGTGATTCTGGACGCACCATTCAAACCATGGGAATTATTCTTCAAGAACTCGGTCTGACAGGGAAAATCCCTTATCGTTATGACAAACGGATCCGCGAGTGGTGTTTTGGTAGTTTTGACGGTGCTTATGATGGCGATCTCTTCATGGGAGTTTTACCCCGTGTCTTTAAGGTCGATGATTTCCATCAGTTGAGCCTGATGGAGTTAGCAGAAGGGATCGTCGAAGTGGATACCACTGGTTGGGCTGAATCCTGGGGAACCTTGAGTAGTCGGATCAAAGAAGGATTTGAGGCTATCGCAAAAGAGGTAGAAGCAGCTGGCGGTGGCAATGCTATTGTGGTTAGCCATGGTATGACCATTACGACCTTGATTTATCTCATTGATCCAAAAGCGGTCGAAGAATTGGTCTTGGACAACGGAAGCGTGACGGTTTTGGCCTATGAAGATGGTGCCTTTCATATTGAAAAGATTGGGGATCTGTCCTATCGTAAGGTTGGAGCAAAACTTCTAGAGGGTGGCCATGACGAATAA
- a CDS encoding M15 family metallopeptidase, translating into MTNKYRRARKKRKKWWPYLLSFFLLVVLGSGIGVYLAKPSLFSGLQFWKAKKTAVTTPSSSKKKEEKSDLPAVSTKDWQLILVNRDNVKPELNPQLTDVDAIKVDSRIVEPTRQFLEAARKIAPEETLISGYRSVAEQTELYNERVAQLEASGLSHEEAEKQVQTQVQVPGASEHQTGLAIDMSVEAGQSDELGMQLAAIAPQYGFVLRYPDGKSNITGVKFENWHFRYVGVENAQYMAKHQLVLEEYIQLLKKAGK; encoded by the coding sequence ATGACGAATAAGTATAGACGCGCAAGAAAAAAACGTAAGAAATGGTGGCCTTACCTATTGAGTTTCTTTCTTCTTGTGGTCCTTGGATCAGGAATTGGTGTTTACTTAGCGAAGCCAAGCTTGTTTTCAGGGCTTCAGTTTTGGAAGGCTAAAAAAACAGCTGTAACGACTCCCTCTTCTTCTAAGAAAAAGGAAGAAAAATCAGATTTACCAGCCGTTTCGACCAAAGACTGGCAGTTGATCTTGGTCAATCGTGACAATGTGAAGCCTGAGCTGAACCCACAATTAACAGATGTGGATGCTATCAAAGTGGATAGTCGGATTGTAGAACCGACTCGTCAATTTTTAGAAGCGGCTCGAAAAATTGCCCCAGAAGAAACCTTGATATCAGGCTATCGAAGTGTGGCCGAGCAAACAGAGCTCTATAATGAGCGTGTTGCGCAACTAGAGGCTAGCGGCCTTTCGCACGAAGAAGCTGAAAAGCAGGTGCAGACTCAGGTACAGGTCCCTGGTGCTAGTGAACACCAGACGGGGCTTGCGATTGATATGAGTGTCGAAGCTGGTCAAAGTGATGAGTTGGGCATGCAGCTGGCTGCCATCGCACCGCAATATGGCTTTGTCCTTCGCTACCCAGATGGGAAGAGCAACATCACGGGGGTGAAATTTGAGAATTGGCATTTCCGTTATGTTGGCGTAGAAAATGCCCAGTATATGGCCAAGCATCAGCTAGTATTGGAAGAATATATTCAACTATTGAAAAAGGCTGGAAAATAG